A stretch of Oscillatoria sp. FACHB-1407 DNA encodes these proteins:
- a CDS encoding CHAP domain-containing protein: MGAEEFTPGQNADSTLTNASSALNGSLTNIERDILGLPHHSPQSMLSPNYLLRDTGSGDQEGNDALASSDALLDGSPNANRYIQPVYGDELITNIPPIDAVIDKIAQVHDTISHTQEDLVETLTPKLEEIRQDLTALTNQALTTATENWNSPDNQTRALIEENVENVRDAWNNFIQSDRFQTGLQNSKSFLQNLWQNVREKVEDFQRVAVPVVEDFVARLAGEASSISGTAAPTNSVEFRGQVYVWGAYTINSGDTLSQIAQDMLGDASPDAYNFIAQHNGIANPDVIYAGQQIEIPYLLANQPQNQTLVVENPIVPGVQSNSEVINGFEVSGEFLQVFREGNFGKPTSGVITHSSGVKFQYFDKPGLGQLSIVQSEHGTFPLYGGIRSYYVNVAQGLNGALGAPTSGEEPTGNGQLRQNFENGYILWKDGVAQGFNLDGSSLFPTPAAPLQESSGAPLTYQGAITETVGTDYFLARPEFYTTGNIFAQSGYGSSLVNSMGSTEGNCTWYAHGRVLEMGGDPSALRSMNGNANEWHTQLSNGARVIESGELPQPGDIAQWTRNGQNHVAVVEEVYQAGDGQWRIKISESHYYGGNNGILHSVKDYSADNPDRFIRVPGVNTEPAVIEAPIDVVESQPPTITNGAPSDNTETTAVETFQTFIERSTSTLVNIFSDLQETVSSSVINQPSTQEIGFSLITQNNESLVSVYELLDDASQGNYSHPTIPENDFLTKKFSDIAENRGQWFGARRDFSYRDYLQLKLRHREQINLINKAENELVEQGLSDIHEKFNNSTVSGAKDLAQEITDKFNTYAKYKEERYQEYNFSFTDAFLSGDNWAYALEETRVDLGNLITGAGKAGGKLVLAFLKVGQLFDELMDRVEQSTSGVSYAVYGASFATSFAVVHTELLEQTNDLVDAATKGDFQKVFETASKAASTYGKITEKLGSVVPEGIETPLELIEIGMKIKEFSDLTVLANHSSFAEVSNEFDKGYIAAAIVSSVLDISATLTNYISSNLAESGVKSAEVVENFTEKFDSVRSLLFDALDFTYKDRVTDDFELLTLANRREQETVQKLADTVDFSVERIGSFVLSNYPEDIVVRQDGETELNLDSIP, from the coding sequence ATGGGGGCAGAGGAATTTACACCAGGTCAAAATGCTGACAGTACTCTAACGAATGCTTCATCAGCTTTAAATGGTAGTTTGACAAACATTGAGCGAGACATCCTTGGACTACCTCACCATAGTCCGCAATCGATGCTTAGCCCCAACTATCTCTTGCGAGACACAGGAAGTGGAGACCAAGAGGGCAACGATGCGTTAGCGTCTTCTGATGCGTTGCTAGATGGTTCTCCCAATGCCAATCGGTACATTCAACCTGTTTATGGAGATGAGCTAATCACTAACATCCCGCCAATTGATGCGGTGATCGATAAAATTGCTCAGGTTCATGACACTATATCTCATACTCAAGAAGATTTAGTTGAGACCCTAACACCTAAGTTAGAAGAAATTCGCCAGGATTTAACTGCTCTTACCAACCAGGCACTAACTACAGCAACTGAGAATTGGAATTCACCTGATAACCAGACTCGTGCGCTGATTGAAGAGAACGTCGAAAACGTGCGAGATGCCTGGAACAATTTTATTCAGAGTGATCGCTTCCAAACAGGCTTACAGAACTCAAAGTCATTTCTCCAAAATTTGTGGCAGAACGTCAGGGAGAAGGTTGAGGACTTTCAAAGGGTTGCAGTGCCTGTTGTGGAGGATTTCGTCGCTCGTTTAGCAGGTGAGGCTTCCTCTATTTCTGGTACAGCTGCTCCGACAAATTCTGTAGAGTTTAGAGGTCAGGTCTATGTGTGGGGAGCCTACACTATCAATTCTGGGGATACATTGAGCCAAATCGCCCAAGATATGTTGGGTGATGCTTCTCCTGATGCCTACAACTTTATTGCTCAACACAATGGTATTGCAAACCCAGATGTAATTTACGCAGGGCAGCAGATTGAAATCCCCTATCTGCTAGCAAACCAGCCTCAGAACCAAACGCTGGTAGTTGAAAATCCTATAGTGCCTGGGGTACAAAGCAATTCAGAAGTCATCAATGGCTTTGAGGTTAGTGGGGAGTTTTTGCAGGTTTTCCGAGAAGGAAACTTTGGTAAACCTACGTCCGGTGTTATCACCCACAGCAGCGGTGTTAAGTTTCAATATTTTGATAAACCTGGGCTGGGGCAATTATCTATCGTTCAAAGTGAGCATGGGACGTTTCCCCTTTACGGTGGAATTCGCAGCTATTACGTGAATGTGGCTCAGGGATTAAATGGGGCTTTGGGCGCACCTACTAGCGGTGAAGAGCCAACCGGGAATGGACAGCTTCGACAGAACTTTGAAAATGGCTACATACTTTGGAAAGATGGTGTAGCACAAGGTTTCAATCTGGATGGAAGTTCTCTCTTCCCAACCCCTGCTGCACCTCTTCAAGAATCATCAGGGGCACCTTTAACCTACCAGGGTGCAATCACAGAGACAGTAGGAACCGATTATTTCTTAGCGAGACCAGAGTTCTATACGACTGGCAATATTTTTGCTCAATCTGGATATGGCTCCAGTCTTGTAAATAGCATGGGTAGCACCGAAGGAAATTGCACCTGGTATGCTCACGGTCGTGTGCTGGAGATGGGGGGTGATCCATCTGCACTGCGATCAATGAATGGAAACGCCAACGAATGGCATACACAGCTATCAAATGGAGCTAGAGTCATTGAATCTGGGGAGTTACCTCAACCTGGTGATATTGCCCAGTGGACACGCAATGGACAGAACCATGTTGCCGTCGTTGAAGAGGTTTATCAAGCAGGTGATGGGCAGTGGCGCATCAAGATTTCGGAGTCTCACTACTATGGCGGTAACAACGGCATTCTTCACAGTGTCAAGGATTATTCTGCGGATAATCCTGATCGATTTATCCGTGTTCCGGGGGTGAACACTGAACCTGCTGTCATCGAAGCACCCATTGATGTAGTCGAAAGCCAGCCTCCAACAATAACCAATGGAGCACCATCTGATAACACTGAAACTACTGCTGTCGAAACATTTCAGACATTTATTGAAAGAAGTACAAGTACGTTAGTAAATATATTTTCTGACCTACAAGAGACTGTCTCCTCTTCGGTAATTAATCAGCCGTCTACTCAAGAAATTGGCTTTTCTTTGATTACACAGAATAATGAGTCACTTGTATCGGTGTATGAGTTGCTTGATGATGCTTCACAAGGTAATTACAGCCACCCGACCATACCTGAAAATGATTTCCTCACAAAGAAGTTTTCGGATATTGCTGAGAATCGAGGACAGTGGTTTGGAGCAAGACGGGATTTTAGCTACCGAGACTACTTGCAACTTAAGTTACGGCATAGAGAGCAAATAAATTTGATAAATAAAGCAGAGAATGAGTTGGTTGAGCAAGGGCTTTCTGATATCCATGAGAAGTTCAACAATTCAACTGTGTCAGGTGCTAAGGATTTAGCACAAGAGATTACAGACAAGTTTAATACCTACGCAAAGTATAAAGAAGAACGATATCAGGAGTACAATTTCTCGTTTACGGATGCTTTTTTGTCAGGAGACAATTGGGCATATGCTTTAGAGGAAACCCGTGTAGATTTAGGCAATTTGATTACTGGTGCAGGTAAGGCTGGTGGCAAACTCGTCTTGGCTTTTCTAAAAGTTGGTCAACTATTTGATGAATTAATGGATCGAGTTGAGCAATCTACCTCCGGAGTCAGTTATGCAGTTTATGGTGCTTCTTTTGCTACTTCCTTTGCAGTAGTTCATACGGAGCTTTTGGAGCAGACAAACGATTTAGTTGACGCAGCTACCAAAGGTGATTTTCAAAAGGTGTTTGAGACTGCATCTAAAGCTGCATCTACTTATGGAAAGATTACAGAAAAACTAGGAAGCGTGGTGCCTGAGGGAATTGAAACACCACTAGAATTGATTGAGATAGGTATGAAGATCAAAGAATTTTCTGATCTTACAGTTTTAGCCAATCACTCTTCCTTTGCTGAAGTATCAAATGAGTTTGACAAGGGCTACATAGCTGCTGCAATAGTTTCTTCTGTTTTGGATATTTCCGCAACACTGACAAATTATATAAGTAGTAACTTAGCTGAATCAGGAGTTAAATCAGCAGAGGTCGTTGAGAACTTTACAGAGAAATTTGATTCAGTAAGATCATTACTCTTCGACGCACTGGATTTCACTTACAAAGATCGGGTTACTGACGATTTTGAACTGCTTACTCTAGCAAATCGTAGAGAGCAGGAAACAGTTCAAAAGCTTGCTGATACTGTCGATTTTTCGGTTGAGCGGATAGGTAGTTTTGTCCTAAGCAATTATCCTGAAGACATTGTTGTAAGACAAGACGGAGAGACAGAACTTAATCTTGATAGCATACCTTAA
- a CDS encoding TRAFAC clade GTPase domain-containing protein, with protein sequence MSESPRPATGMTSEAAALRIETFGEQFGQPHLYLAYHAAFPLALTPDLLYQIWANFQRDIGGEALNIPWIAVSDLLLSNLCEEVGHGLYEINYTLRACLLSKLQVESRLGSERINQLSNFLLSYIKGQIDSDDPHLREFAKAQKWSALLYLQPNQVASEIALEFAQLGLERKLEWVRITSVVESFSQQLSEAGFQPLIAYSRGMRSLVCGELLDAKAHFSLINNPEQQLNFATTKLLIPTNLMTQLLDRRGSSLGTEQTESLNSTEAFSMKQRFMQYSNKLNRWFNRWFNRESKESTRIQIGIWGTTGVGKTTYLTTLYQQLMSSPDWIVDCDRETGNFILNHLRMIQSGHFPPPTSVKDRLEVLRFWLNANTNYSTDFGSNSNIEIVFINAPGEFYEDIPFRNNDFAKGEDDVVWDIVDYLVSCDGIVFLLDPLRSKEHGKNYSSLLWDLFYELLRRSETSNSDSTRLEQYLAFCVTKADREDVWQKAMNSESLVEEIVGERLFRRLLNNFSMKGRYECFTMSAIGRYQDASGEWQEPVYSEILEDSTLITQKIRNDVELQPINILAPIEWIVRGVQLDPPKLNRNKT encoded by the coding sequence ATGAGCGAATCTCCTCGACCTGCAACTGGAATGACTTCTGAAGCTGCTGCTCTACGAATTGAGACATTTGGAGAGCAATTTGGGCAGCCACATTTATATCTTGCTTATCATGCTGCTTTTCCGTTAGCTCTCACACCAGATTTGCTTTATCAAATTTGGGCAAATTTTCAACGTGATATTGGTGGTGAGGCTCTTAACATTCCCTGGATTGCGGTCTCAGATTTGTTGCTTTCAAATCTTTGCGAAGAGGTTGGGCATGGACTTTATGAAATAAATTATACTCTCCGAGCTTGTCTTCTCAGTAAGTTACAAGTAGAATCTCGCTTAGGTTCAGAGCGGATTAATCAACTATCTAACTTTCTACTTTCTTACATTAAAGGACAAATTGATAGTGATGATCCACACCTTCGCGAATTTGCTAAAGCTCAAAAATGGTCGGCTCTCCTATATCTTCAGCCAAACCAAGTTGCTTCAGAGATAGCTCTTGAATTCGCACAACTAGGATTAGAGCGTAAATTAGAGTGGGTTCGGATAACATCAGTGGTAGAAAGTTTTTCACAGCAACTATCAGAAGCTGGTTTTCAGCCCCTCATAGCTTATAGCCGTGGGATGAGGAGCTTGGTTTGTGGTGAATTATTAGATGCTAAAGCTCACTTCAGCTTAATCAATAATCCTGAACAGCAGTTGAATTTTGCTACTACCAAACTATTGATTCCAACAAATCTAATGACTCAGCTTTTAGATAGAAGGGGTTCAAGCTTGGGAACTGAACAAACTGAAAGCTTGAATTCTACAGAAGCCTTCTCTATGAAGCAACGTTTTATGCAGTATTCAAATAAATTAAATAGATGGTTCAATAGATGGTTCAATAGGGAATCGAAAGAATCTACAAGAATACAAATAGGAATTTGGGGAACTACGGGAGTAGGCAAAACTACGTATCTTACAACTTTATATCAACAGCTAATGAGCTCACCAGATTGGATTGTAGACTGTGATAGGGAAACTGGAAATTTCATATTGAATCATCTTAGGATGATTCAATCAGGGCATTTTCCGCCTCCGACATCAGTAAAGGATAGATTAGAAGTATTAAGATTTTGGTTAAATGCCAATACTAATTACTCCACGGATTTTGGTTCTAATTCCAATATTGAGATTGTTTTTATCAATGCACCTGGTGAATTTTATGAAGATATCCCTTTCCGTAACAATGACTTTGCTAAAGGTGAAGATGATGTAGTGTGGGATATTGTAGATTACTTGGTAAGCTGTGATGGTATCGTCTTCTTACTTGATCCTCTTCGTAGTAAAGAGCATGGTAAGAATTACTCAAGCTTGTTGTGGGATTTATTTTATGAGTTATTGAGACGTTCTGAGACTTCAAATAGCGATTCTACTCGATTAGAACAATATTTGGCATTTTGTGTGACAAAAGCCGATCGAGAAGATGTTTGGCAGAAAGCAATGAATTCAGAGTCATTGGTTGAAGAAATTGTAGGTGAGAGGCTATTTCGACGACTCTTAAATAACTTCAGCATGAAAGGACGTTATGAGTGTTTTACCATGTCTGCAATAGGGCGTTATCAAGATGCCTCAGGAGAGTGGCAAGAGCCTGTTTATTCAGAGATACTGGAGGATTCAACACTGATAACCCAAAAAATTCGGAATGATGTAGAACTTCAACCAATTAATATTCTTGCTCCAATTGAATGGATAGTTCGTGGAGTACAACTAGATCCACCAAAACTGAACAGGAATAAAACTTAA
- a CDS encoding ATP-binding protein translates to MDELPRAIRQAFGNDDEQGQVGLRTLADELVRRVEDGRLPYGEGGVLKSPDQLPYVNVVVEEAPSVLNPQRMRFGSVFRDISRQGRKFGIGLTVVSQQVSEIDDGVLSQINTELVMALGNELERKEAIRNASADLSGFERELQVMGKGQVIVSASYKDVPLPVQVPDFDQME, encoded by the coding sequence GTGGATGAGTTACCTCGTGCGATTCGGCAGGCATTTGGGAATGATGATGAACAGGGACAGGTGGGGCTGCGAACTTTGGCGGATGAGCTTGTGCGCCGGGTAGAGGATGGGCGGTTGCCCTATGGGGAGGGAGGTGTGCTGAAAAGCCCAGACCAGTTGCCCTACGTAAATGTAGTTGTGGAGGAGGCTCCGAGTGTGCTGAACCCACAACGGATGCGGTTTGGCTCGGTGTTTCGGGACATTTCGCGGCAGGGTCGGAAGTTTGGCATTGGGCTGACGGTGGTGAGCCAGCAGGTGAGTGAGATTGATGATGGGGTGCTGTCGCAGATTAATACAGAACTGGTGATGGCACTGGGGAATGAGTTAGAACGGAAAGAGGCGATTCGCAATGCGTCGGCAGATTTGTCGGGGTTTGAGCGGGAGTTGCAGGTGATGGGGAAGGGGCAGGTAATTGTCTCAGCTTCTTATAAAGATGTGCCGTTGCCTGTGCAGGTGCCGGATTTTGATCAGATGGAATAA
- a CDS encoding AAA family ATPase, producing MEAVNVAILLERPLLLKGEPGCGKTRLARAVAYELGLPYEAWYVKSTSRAKDGLYTYDAVGRLRDAQLANSGVDPDAAIRAKNSDAYVEWGPLGRAFQNDQRTVVLIDEIDKADIDFPNDLLLELDELRFEVSEVKDTSLNKRIQAKAPPIVFITSNDEKDLPDAFLRRCLFYYVRFPAREQLIEIVKLRFPSSPQKVLDAIVDRFWELRQEMEANGRLSKKVSTSELMDWIKVLSHYEGDEVLSKLKTELLYSGVLLKSWDDYRRYGEEIEKVQK from the coding sequence GTGGAAGCAGTAAATGTAGCAATTTTACTGGAACGCCCTTTACTGTTGAAAGGAGAACCAGGATGTGGAAAGACGAGGTTAGCACGGGCAGTGGCATATGAGTTAGGGCTACCCTATGAAGCTTGGTATGTAAAATCAACAAGTCGAGCAAAAGATGGGTTGTATACATATGACGCAGTTGGGCGCTTGCGAGATGCTCAACTAGCAAACTCTGGAGTTGATCCAGATGCAGCAATAAGGGCAAAGAATTCAGATGCTTATGTGGAATGGGGACCACTGGGAAGGGCATTTCAAAATGACCAACGGACTGTTGTTCTAATCGATGAGATTGACAAGGCGGACATTGACTTCCCGAATGATTTGCTGTTGGAACTGGATGAGTTGCGATTTGAGGTCTCTGAGGTTAAAGACACCAGTCTAAACAAGCGAATTCAGGCAAAGGCTCCACCTATCGTCTTTATTACTAGTAATGATGAAAAGGATTTGCCAGATGCGTTTCTGCGTCGTTGTTTATTTTACTATGTCAGGTTTCCAGCACGAGAACAATTAATTGAAATTGTCAAATTGCGGTTTCCATCATCTCCTCAGAAAGTCTTGGATGCAATTGTTGATCGCTTCTGGGAATTACGCCAAGAAATGGAGGCAAATGGCAGGTTGAGCAAAAAAGTTAGTACCAGTGAACTGATGGATTGGATCAAAGTTCTTAGCCATTATGAAGGGGATGAAGTCCTGTCCAAGCTCAAAACAGAACTTCTGTATTCAGGGGTTTTGTTGAAAAGTTGGGATGATTATCGGCGATACGGTGAAGAGATAGAGAAGGTGCAGAAATGA
- a CDS encoding DUF6745 domain-containing protein: MNQITQITDQQDELIPLYMEKWRGICLSTQRIDYSMAIEAVGLAYMALRKPMPEIRFFESPFAVLLQFFGPRFLRQHLLYQRSLSEPERHNPLKDLLGKSLKKALEQQFENNLINQIQVQIDPALWGQLKTELYIELGFRLWSHIDDEMTNQLFRLRTTSFRSVVKAIRRMQPQSTYPAAWTVHSGLLDFCISVLRCRHDVELWNVHRLLVKECGWLFPFEHFCLVCDRPSHLFYTNDRTNSDVFHAEGKPAIRFHDNFRLYCYNGELVSEVAAIAMNN; this comes from the coding sequence ATGAATCAGATTACCCAAATTACAGATCAACAAGATGAACTGATTCCCTTGTACATGGAGAAATGGCGGGGAATTTGTCTCTCTACTCAAAGAATTGATTACTCAATGGCGATTGAGGCAGTTGGACTAGCTTACATGGCTCTCAGAAAGCCAATGCCGGAAATTCGCTTCTTTGAGAGTCCTTTTGCTGTGTTATTACAATTCTTTGGTCCAAGATTTCTCAGGCAGCATTTGTTATATCAGCGATCGCTATCTGAACCTGAGCGGCATAACCCATTGAAAGACCTGTTAGGCAAATCCCTCAAGAAGGCATTAGAGCAGCAGTTTGAAAATAACCTGATCAACCAAATTCAAGTACAGATAGATCCAGCCCTTTGGGGACAGTTGAAGACGGAACTCTATATTGAACTTGGCTTTCGCCTCTGGTCTCACATTGATGACGAGATGACAAATCAGTTATTTAGGCTCCGCACCACATCCTTTCGTTCAGTTGTAAAAGCCATTCGCAGGATGCAACCTCAATCCACCTATCCTGCTGCCTGGACTGTCCACAGTGGGTTGCTGGATTTTTGCATCTCCGTTCTTCGTTGTAGACATGACGTAGAACTATGGAATGTCCATCGTTTGCTGGTGAAGGAATGCGGTTGGTTATTTCCATTTGAACATTTTTGCTTAGTGTGCGATCGCCCCAGTCACCTCTTCTACACCAACGATCGCACCAATAGTGACGTATTTCATGCTGAAGGAAAACCTGCCATCAGATTCCACGATAACTTCAGACTGTATTGCTACAACGGGGAACTAGTTTCTGAAGTCGCTGCTATAGCCATGAATAATTGA
- a CDS encoding ATP-binding protein — MEELLELLGDPFGILSESNTHQLTVVARNADVAVGDLFLLPSKRGHDRFYIFRTTQYANIMNRALEMDDIARNKLTMPNAYLSQDWHEELLIRLVGIVLGYAEVGKEGWTFHKPRRLPEHLTNVFRVGPDSPDVVRVMQTLLASQLGQEGLYVGDLLAGEQAIQGVKVFLPAYALSHHLGVFGRTGAGKSNLMMVLLKSAMDYNQALLQHEQKPPVSVLAIDPHDEFRFWHGAIGGKDGIHGIVKGYSPEERKALVEPFYYLTAREVGEEGLERQVVLSRADVLPDDLSSISEFSEQQMAFAQQQFALWGEQWIGRVLLGDTQGGAGGFEGNVDFLSGTVAAVQRRLAFLRRGQTRLFSPFDPDAGYEYESLLPEILCALEQGRILIVDTTLMGEMEQFLLTTVVARSLFTLRRTLRSVARVDELPRAIRQAFGNDDEQGQVGLRTLADELVRRVEDGRLPYGEGGVLKSPDQLPYVNVVVEEAPSVLNPQRMRFGSVFRDISRQGRKFGIGLTVVSQQVSEIDDGVLSQINTELVMALGNELERKEAIRNASADLSGFERELQVMGKGQVVVSASYKDVPLPIQVPDFDQVL; from the coding sequence ATGGAAGAACTGCTTGAGTTATTGGGCGATCCTTTTGGGATCTTGTCAGAGAGCAATACACACCAACTGACTGTAGTGGCAAGGAATGCGGATGTGGCAGTGGGCGATTTGTTTTTGCTGCCCAGCAAACGGGGACACGATCGCTTCTACATCTTTCGCACAACCCAATACGCCAACATCATGAACCGGGCTTTGGAAATGGACGATATTGCCCGGAATAAACTAACGATGCCGAATGCTTATCTAAGCCAGGATTGGCATGAGGAGTTGCTCATTCGACTGGTGGGAATTGTGTTGGGATATGCGGAAGTTGGAAAGGAGGGGTGGACGTTTCATAAGCCTCGTCGGTTGCCGGAGCATTTGACCAATGTGTTTCGGGTTGGCCCTGATAGCCCAGACGTTGTTCGGGTGATGCAAACGTTGTTAGCGAGTCAGCTTGGGCAAGAGGGATTGTATGTAGGGGATCTGCTGGCAGGTGAGCAGGCAATCCAAGGGGTCAAGGTCTTCCTGCCTGCCTATGCTCTGTCCCATCATTTGGGAGTATTTGGACGGACGGGTGCCGGGAAAAGCAACCTGATGATGGTGCTGCTGAAGTCTGCGATGGACTACAACCAAGCTCTGCTCCAGCATGAGCAGAAACCTCCGGTGAGCGTACTGGCGATCGACCCTCACGATGAGTTCCGATTTTGGCATGGGGCGATCGGGGGCAAGGACGGCATTCATGGGATTGTGAAGGGCTACTCACCGGAAGAGCGTAAGGCACTGGTAGAGCCGTTCTACTACCTGACTGCACGAGAAGTTGGAGAGGAGGGACTGGAAAGGCAGGTTGTGTTATCTAGGGCAGATGTGCTCCCGGATGACCTAAGCAGTATCAGTGAGTTTAGTGAGCAACAGATGGCATTCGCCCAGCAGCAGTTTGCGCTGTGGGGGGAACAGTGGATCGGGCGTGTGCTCCTGGGAGATACGCAAGGTGGAGCCGGGGGCTTTGAAGGAAATGTGGATTTCCTGTCGGGGACAGTGGCAGCCGTCCAACGTAGGCTCGCTTTTTTGCGGCGAGGGCAAACGAGGTTGTTCTCACCCTTTGATCCGGATGCGGGCTACGAGTACGAATCGCTGTTGCCAGAGATCTTGTGTGCCCTGGAGCAGGGCCGGATTCTGATTGTGGATACGACGTTGATGGGGGAAATGGAGCAGTTTCTGCTGACGACGGTGGTGGCGCGATCGCTCTTCACCCTACGACGCACGTTGCGGAGTGTGGCAAGGGTGGATGAGTTACCTCGTGCGATCCGGCAGGCATTTGGAAATGATGATGAGCAGGGGCAGGTGGGGCTGCGAACTTTGGCAGATGAGCTTGTGCGACGGGTAGAGGATGGGCGATTGCCCTATGGGGAGGGAGGTGTGCTGAAAAGCCCAGACCAGTTGCCCTATGTGAATGTGGTTGTGGAGGAGGCTCCGAGTGTGCTGAACCCACAACGAATGCGGTTTGGCTCGGTGTTTCGGGATATTTCGCGGCAGGGGCGGAAGTTTGGCATTGGGCTGACGGTGGTGAGCCAACAGGTGAGTGAGATTGATGATGGGGTGCTGTCGCAGATTAATACAGAACTGGTGATGGCACTGGGGAATGAGTTAGAACGGAAAGAGGCGATTCGCAATGCCTCGGCAGATTTGTCGGGGTTTGAGCGGGAGTTGCAGGTGATGGGGAAGGGACAGGTAGTTGTCTCAGCTTCTTACAAAGATGTGCCATTGCCCATACAAGTGCCGGATTTTGATCAAGTGCTGTAG
- a CDS encoding helix-turn-helix domain-containing protein, which translates to MPRSLKVAKQYRERAKLALKRNGYARQQDLAEALGFARSTVNNFLNGKPVDYLNFLEICEKLQLALDEIADFADEEIPDSTLTSTSVVPSIEKFSIEHLYEALLCLNYTKQEDRFAEFVREHPIGACLIHGEPEFGQEWLLNRLLKLLPVQMTTAFVHRTSFLRVTRSYSLESLWRELAVATGATSSSPTDVAKAVCNLWQSQSVILIFKDVDQLPGAEFLDEFIHKFWHPLAAEACKCSSQTLNDRLIAFLVDSQGRANDWSINCTEILDVNWEPLQLLKLPKITHITRFELAYWLEKQKDKLPQALTVQIEQAVIEILESREFGIPQLVLEAVCKRCGHNWYQSERVWLKF; encoded by the coding sequence ATGCCACGATCGCTTAAAGTCGCAAAACAGTATAGGGAGAGGGCTAAGTTAGCTCTTAAGCGAAACGGCTATGCCAGACAGCAGGATTTAGCCGAAGCACTAGGTTTTGCCAGGTCTACGGTCAACAATTTTCTTAATGGGAAGCCAGTAGATTACCTGAATTTTCTGGAGATTTGCGAAAAGCTTCAATTAGCTCTTGATGAAATTGCAGATTTCGCAGATGAGGAAATACCCGATTCAACTCTAACTTCGACATCTGTTGTTCCTTCTATAGAGAAGTTCAGCATCGAGCATTTGTACGAAGCGTTACTTTGCCTTAACTATACAAAGCAGGAGGACCGCTTTGCTGAGTTTGTGCGAGAGCATCCTATTGGAGCCTGCTTGATTCATGGTGAACCAGAGTTTGGACAGGAGTGGCTCCTGAACCGACTACTGAAGCTTTTGCCAGTCCAGATGACAACAGCTTTTGTACATCGTACAAGTTTTCTGCGGGTTACGCGCAGCTATTCCTTGGAAAGCTTATGGCGTGAATTAGCTGTTGCAACAGGAGCAACATCTTCTTCTCCAACAGATGTTGCTAAAGCCGTTTGTAATCTTTGGCAGTCGCAAAGTGTAATTTTGATCTTCAAAGATGTTGACCAACTACCCGGTGCAGAATTTTTGGATGAATTTATTCACAAATTCTGGCATCCTCTTGCAGCAGAAGCATGTAAGTGCAGTTCTCAAACACTCAACGATCGCCTGATTGCCTTTTTAGTGGATTCTCAGGGGCGTGCAAATGATTGGAGCATAAATTGTACAGAAATTCTTGATGTTAACTGGGAACCTCTCCAACTACTGAAGCTACCAAAGATAACCCATATCACCAGATTTGAACTCGCGTATTGGCTGGAGAAACAGAAAGATAAACTTCCTCAAGCATTAACTGTACAAATTGAACAAGCGGTTATAGAAATCTTGGAAAGCAGGGAGTTTGGTATACCTCAATTAGTACTAGAGGCTGTTTGCAAACGTTGTGGGCATAACTGGTATCAATCGGAGCGAGTATGGCTAAAGTTCTAA